A segment of the Pieris brassicae chromosome 10, ilPieBrab1.1, whole genome shotgun sequence genome:
taacatttatttattcacaatatataaaaattatatacaataccAAACATTACAGCGAAAGGAGCGGAATCATATCGCTactaagcgatctcttccagccCTTATAATTGAAtccataaacaaaaataaattacaggtTATACTTGAGttcaaactcaaactaacTTTAAGTAACCacgtacatatataaatgtgatcagtaaaattgattctaaattttacatttattaccagTTCGCACCGTGATGCGTAGAGACCGACAAGAattctccgccactctttaatcgccaagttttaagtcatacatattatttgaactggagcaaatcaatcccaaggattaggatcatttaaatattcgtcatatttatgaaaagctttattgattaatttacgtctAACGAGGGCTTACTCTAATGTCGCTTGGGAATTTgttacaattttcatataaagatttttttttaacttctgGAGCCTAGTTGGTAGGTACGCTTAGATAGATTTGATCTGTTTATACTAGtgagtcaccatttgttttaaaatcgtttatatttattgtacatacaacaaagcttcaagaatatattcaACTGATAGTGTCATACTATTTAAGTTCTTAAACTTACGAACGCTAGTTTATCTATGGAAATATGCTTACGTTTTATGGGACAAAATAGACGAGTCACATAATTAAGTGCTCAGTGCTCATAGTCATGGAGCGTGAAACGACGTTGGTCAACAACATCTGTTAGCCAATACGCGCTGCCACTTGAAATGTCATGTGTTTGTACAAACGTCGTTTTACATTTTCACCCCTCCCCAGGAATGCAAGTATGTTGCCGGgctttaataatgtatagtaCTCCTAAGTAGTATCGGCGAAAAATCGATCCTGTTTGAACCTTACATtttgttactttttttttaattaggcaCCTTTTAGACGTGACATTAGAGTCGAAACATAGCGTCAACTttgactttataaaataaacaagccttttaattcttacttataaaacaagaagttagattaagttagtttacttgcatacaattattagtttagttagtaattaattttgtatcctAAATTTACTTGTGTTAGTTTTTCCTTTTAATAGTGAGgctattaaactattattcttcATTCTGTAAGAATTCCTCTGTAGGTGAAAGCCTCCTCCAAATATATCCAGTCCTCTCTAGATTGGGCTACTTGAATCCAGTTGGAACCAGCTGTTTTTATGGTGTCGTCTTCCCACCTAGCCACAGGTCTAGCTCTCTTTCTTTTTCCCTGTGAAACCGCCCATGTGGTCACCGTTTTCGtttgatttgactttgacttacgtatgtcaaaatctgaGAGAAACTGACGAGtctgaattataaaatttgcaGATCGAAATGGCTCTCCAACCCCTTCGTCCGTGGCAGTTACACCTACGATAACCTAGAGACCCCTAAATACCCTAAAGCTAGGGAGAATTTAGGAGCTCCACTATTAGACGCCAGTGGGACCCCTAGAGTGTTATTTGCAGGTGAAGCGACCAATCCCTTACATTATGGAACTGTCCATGGCGCAAGTGAGACTGGCTATAGAGAGGCAATGAGATTATTAAATGCCTAAAGATTTTTCTCAAGACAAATTACGTCCAAAATATAAccgtgttttattttacaacatagatataacatttattactaaaataacaaacacaacaaacacacagaataaaaataatcaaagataagaaaaaagaagattaacatttttttttaaagaacaaggTACGTTTTAACTGGCCCTGgttcagcattatgctgaggagcagagttgtttcACAGCGCtagtcattctgccagagaccacagcggCTTGTTTGCGCCTAAGTCGCAAAAAAGAATAAGAatgtaataatactaatacttagtagaaacaaataataataatagtagtaaaGGTTAGCAGTGTAAGTACTGAAGTCtcgtgttaataaaataaaattaaaaataataacaggaGACCTTTCTAAACATCGTGCACCTGTACAAATATGAGATCTACCCCTGATTTGAAGTCGATTAGACTATATACGTATTTTGaattctaatataaaaataataagctgAAAACTTTCAAGTGATGATCCTAAGTATCACTTGAGACCGgactgaataataaaaaaatacttgtccATTTCTTCGACACTCGCACTAGATATAAGTAGACATTacttattattctttattagtGTTTCTGTTGTTTATAAGTTAATAGACACTGCGTGGATAATTTCAAGTaaatcttatttgttttttttaaatgttatatgttaaTTACTGACAAATGTTTATAGGatttatttcagtataaaCACAAAAAGTTCAGTCTTTGATTGTGCTGTTAGAATCTGAGTGACTGTTCAGCTAAAGTACTTATCCATGTCCAAAACATTGTGCAATTtaatggtttattttttattaaaaatgaatggcGGTACAACCATTAGcggtttttaggtctgggcctcagatttctgtatctgtttcatgatcatttgtcaatctaatagaaagtaggtgattagcgtcctgtgcctgacacatgccttccgactgtttgggtctaaggcaagccggtttgctcacgatgttttcgttcaccgttcgagccaatgttaaatgcgcacatagaaagaaagtacattggtgcacataCGGGGATgagacctcagggatgagagtcgcagatTGTAGCCACcatgccaacactgcttattGTTATTATGAGCATGATAACAAGACAAACCATTCTTTATAAAAGGTGTCTCAGTAAGAGTGcactttttcattttaaaataaaaacaattattttatgacagagttgtgatatttttagtgtattgTAAAGAAGACATGTTCCGATTAAgtatggaataaaatattcggCAAATGACGCCTACGGCTTCAATGATAGGCCATTACGCTTTTCATGAAATTTTCCATGACTTTTGCACAGAGATGTGGCGATGATGCGTTGGATTTCCGATTTGTTCGTAATTGTTTCGGGTTTATGCGAATAATTCACTGCTGGTTTGAGCTCCTGAGTTAACTGAATCTTGTACGCATGAAAGTGAAGGTCTTTAGTCAAAATTCGCTGCGTAGTGCTTCGTGAAATTTGAACTTATTGAGAAGGATGTCGAATTGATGTTTTCGGGTTTTCGGCGACACACTCGCTTACAGCAGCAATGTTTTCAAGTTGACGCAAGGGATTCTAATTATCCATAATTAAtccattttcttaaaaattttCGACCACTCTACGAATGGTTGACACATTTGGTGATCTTTCTCGGCTGAAAAATTGGCTAAGTTTGCGAGCGGTTTCAGCGTTTcccatttttgtaataatttttcacaATTATAACGCGTTGTTCTTTCGTAAAGCGctgcatttttaataatcagaGTTGACATCTGTCAAATTTCAGAGTTGCAACTTgcatgataaaaaaaatatattcagattttaaaaaatgcgcTCTTACTGAGacacctatatatatatttatttacattcaatCAAGTTtgcttaaatatttacaaatataactatttacattttttgtaaattacttctatacatttatttactcaCAGAGTTGACGTTTTTATAGGATAATCTCAGTATTATATGAATGGTCACAGGACCATAATAATGTTTAGATAAAGAGATAGTGATAGAAATAAAGcccttaaaaaaataggacAGAAGAATGTCTAGATtgcattttaagtaaaatttgcTTTAAGGTAGACACAGAAGATCTTAAAAACTTTGTTAATGCTTCAAACAATCAAtacaaacttataatattgaaacaaacAGGCAGGTGTTTTAAAGATCTgtgttaaatattactatGACTTTCAATTGTCAAAATCCGTTATGACAAAATACTTTGCAAAAGATACTATAAGCAGtactttactataaaaatagtatggtGTTCACATTTGGTATGCTTTCACCAAATGCTTTTGTTTGCTTTATAGCATATAGTAACcctaatagtaaaaaattgtttttcatatttaatctGATGGTGGTTGCCATGTAACAGCTttcatttttctattaatcTCTGATAATATGAGCTGACATCTTGCAATTTGAGCAGGCCTTAACTGTGGAGTAGGGTCCCTAGTACGTTCAGATTGTTGTGGCACACGCTTTGTAGCCCTACGTAAGGCCCTGCGACGTCTAGCCCTTGCTGTAGCTGGAATGTTTAAGGTAAgttaacaaacatattttaaagttaatataataaattactataaaatataactattcaAGCTTTCCTCTGTGTTTGTAAATAAGACAATCCTCATATAAATTCTTAATGCAGATATATCAGCTATTACTACATTAAAACATGATGCAAAACTCACACTCACCGGATTCAGTTTTGTCCTTCTtataatcatcatcatcaagaGATCTTTTCTTTGGAGACTAAaatgtaaaagaaattaattaatgactgtaatttatacattaatgattaatgaataaaatatactagaatcttaaatataataatagctataatattttgcataaaggctattttttttaattaactttttcgGCCTTTGATAGCATGACACAACAAAAACAACAGCTCATTccactataaaatatacaaaattggtAAGTTGACTTGCTtctgtttttgtattattttataaatttcatgaAATTCACTTTTTAACCTATTCACAACTGctataaatatctattatttgTCTGATACAAATGATATTAGAAATTTCTCTATAGTATCATTTGTGGCTGTGTGTTTTCTAAGCTCTTCGCATTAATACATTTTGCAACTCTGAGGTTGGGCTGGAAACATCcaacattttaagtaatatgtGTTCAAGAACTCATGATAATATATAGCATTTTAGAACACTTTCtacattttaatgaatttaccTTCCTTTTCTGCTTTTGATAATCCTGTGCATCATAAAACTGTGGCTGAGCTCTTTTTACCCTACCAGTACGCCTTCTTATATCGTCAACTGGCGGGAGCGTATCCGCTCCACGGCGTGATGCAAAGAATGTGTGGCCACATTTGCAAGATTTTGATGCCACAGCTACCTGAAGTATGTTGTACAGTTGTGTGATAAGTTCTTCTTCCGGTTACGTGACCTtactaaactatttattagaTGTATGAAGATAATTACCTGCATTTCACATTTCGGACAGCTCTTTGCTATCATCTTATTTTTACCCATTTTTGTTCCCGCATATTCTCAGTGCCACAGAATTTCAGTAAATTCGCgcgaattattatttaaaaatacgtagGCAGCGAACTAGGTTGCAAATATAATCCATATATTgattaaactatattattgtGTGAATAACATAGAAAcataagttataatttattaattaaaataacaacaacCACAACTCACGGTTAAAAAAACGCATGAAATTTGACAGCACGCGCTTGGTAAATGTTTATTGCTATGTTATTCATTATGACAGAAGATGACAGTGATAACTGACAACTTCCAACAACTGGGTCTTAGTCAAGGtgccttaacagtagtgtatttagaaaatttaaatttgtttgaaaattaattgtgGACACGAACtatcattttcatacaaatttagagTTCACTGATGAATGTCACGCTAATgagaattttgtatatacctA
Coding sequences within it:
- the LOC123714996 gene encoding UPF0547 protein C16orf87 homolog isoform X2 gives rise to the protein MGKNKMIAKSCPKCEMQVAVASKSCKCGHTFFASRRGADTLPPVDDIRRRTGRVKRAQPQFYDAQDYQKQKRKSPKKRSLDDDDYKKDKTESATARARRRRALRRATKRVPQQSERTRDPTPQLRPAQIARCQLILSEINRKMKAVTWQPPSD
- the LOC123714996 gene encoding UPF0547 protein C16orf87 homolog isoform X1, with translation MGKNKMIAKSCPKCEMQVAVASKSCKCGHTFFASRRGADTLPPVDDIRRRTGRVKRAQPQFYDAQDYQKQKRKSPKKRSLDDDDYKKDKTESGESTARARRRRALRRATKRVPQQSERTRDPTPQLRPAQIARCQLILSEINRKMKAVTWQPPSD